In Macaca nemestrina isolate mMacNem1 chromosome 9, mMacNem.hap1, whole genome shotgun sequence, a single genomic region encodes these proteins:
- the LOC105467319 gene encoding coiled-coil domain-containing protein 172 isoform X4: protein MSLESLFQHIIFTEHQAEESRRLMREVRSEVTRCREKIKKATEELNEEKIKLESKVQQFFEKSFLLQLLKTHENALEKQYSEITNHRNMLLQTFEAIKKQMIEEEDKFFKEITDFNNEYELTKKRELLMKENIKIEISDLENQANTLKSEMKSMEHDSSQLNELQKQKSELIQELFTLQRKLKVFEDEKNESICTTKYLEAEKIKINEKPQNDAECLRLYLLKSKA from the exons ATGAGTTTGGAGTCCCTGTTTCAGCACATCATCTTCACCGAGCATCAGGCGGAGGAGAGTCGCCGTTTAATGCGAGAAG tgAGGTCGGAAGTAACCAGATGTcgtgaaaaaataaagaaagcaacGGAGGAGCTGAATGAAGAGAAAATCAAGCTGGAATCTAAG GTTCAACAGTTTTTTGAAAAATCCTTCCTCTTACAGCTTTTGAAAACTCATGAAAATGCCTTAGAAAAACAGTACAGTGAAATTACAAACCACAGGAATATGCTTCTTCAAACCTTT gAGGCTATAAAGAAACAAATGATAGAGGAGGAAGACaaattttttaaggaaattacAGACTTTAATAATGAGTATGAactaacaaagaaaagagagcttttgatgaaagaaaatatcaagATTGAAATATCTGACTTAGAAAACCAAGCAAACACTTTGAAAAGTG AAATGAAGTCAATGGAACATGATAGTAGCCAGCTAAATGaacttcaaaaacaaaagagtGAATTGATACAAGAATTATTTACTCTCCAAAGAAAACTTAAAG tttttgaaGATGAAAAGAATGAATCCATTTGTACTACCAAATATCTagaggcagaaaaaataaaaatcaatgaaaagccTCAAAATGATGCAGAATGCTTAAG
- the LOC105467319 gene encoding coiled-coil domain-containing protein 172 isoform X3, whose amino-acid sequence MSLESLFQHIIFTEHQAEESRRLMREVRSEVTRCREKIKKATEELNEEKIKLESKVQQFFEKSFLLQLLKTHENALEKQYSEITNHRNMLLQTFEAIKKQMIEEEDKFFKEITDFNNEYELTKKRELLMKENIKIEISDLENQANTLKSEMKSMEHDSSQLNELQKQKSELIQELFTLQRKLKVFEDEKNESICTTKYLEAEKIKINEKPQNDAECLRYGYWVRNRQICRGCDI is encoded by the exons ATGAGTTTGGAGTCCCTGTTTCAGCACATCATCTTCACCGAGCATCAGGCGGAGGAGAGTCGCCGTTTAATGCGAGAAG tgAGGTCGGAAGTAACCAGATGTcgtgaaaaaataaagaaagcaacGGAGGAGCTGAATGAAGAGAAAATCAAGCTGGAATCTAAG GTTCAACAGTTTTTTGAAAAATCCTTCCTCTTACAGCTTTTGAAAACTCATGAAAATGCCTTAGAAAAACAGTACAGTGAAATTACAAACCACAGGAATATGCTTCTTCAAACCTTT gAGGCTATAAAGAAACAAATGATAGAGGAGGAAGACaaattttttaaggaaattacAGACTTTAATAATGAGTATGAactaacaaagaaaagagagcttttgatgaaagaaaatatcaagATTGAAATATCTGACTTAGAAAACCAAGCAAACACTTTGAAAAGTG AAATGAAGTCAATGGAACATGATAGTAGCCAGCTAAATGaacttcaaaaacaaaagagtGAATTGATACAAGAATTATTTACTCTCCAAAGAAAACTTAAAG tttttgaaGATGAAAAGAATGAATCCATTTGTACTACCAAATATCTagaggcagaaaaaataaaaatcaatgaaaagccTCAAAATGATGCAGAATGCTTAAG